The Thamnophis elegans isolate rThaEle1 chromosome 15, rThaEle1.pri, whole genome shotgun sequence genome includes a window with the following:
- the LOC116518690 gene encoding uncharacterized protein LOC116518690 — MAEKCGDAIHSVEVLEKNFMALQKKMEEDFSQVETIQMKVKALSTDWEERHEQLRVEQEKVAELEAQIKLLNAKQEEVMASLQADMIRAASQIQEKEGLAERLKAEIAFLEKRVKVACREAAGSAAELEKGAHEARVALEATLSSLCPQLDREEVVNETLEFEQEVPQHCEKFLCGQDTEQPGKAEGAEAAAEKALQGQPQEAVGGLQEEAKPRAGVAVASSTDLLLALERHALGPWSHRSGEQAVSRSPLGFQKCREVFESPFWGKAPASWRGVKIVLLLPGVFLRCILLKLIVTKC, encoded by the exons ATGGCGGAAAA GTGCGGCGATGCCATCCACTCCGTCGAGGTCCTGGAGAAGAACTTC atggctttgcaaaaaaaaatggaagaggatTTCTCCCAAGTGGAGACCATTCAGATGAAG GTAAAAGCTTTGAGTACCGACTGGGAGGAACGACATGAGCAGCTGAGGGTAGAGCAGGAAAAGGTGGCAGAGCTGGAAGCCCAGATAAAGCTGCTGAATGCCAAGCAGGAAGAAGTCATGGCTTCCCTTCAAGCTGATATGATCCGTGCTGCCAGCCAGATCCAGGAGAAGGAAGGGCTGGCGGAGCGGCTCAAGGCAGAAATTGCCTTCCTGGAGAAGAGGGTGAAGGTGGCCTGTCGGGAGGCTGCCGGGAGCGCTGCTGAATTGGAAAAAGGAGCTCACGAGGCCCGGGTAGCTTTGGAGGCCACGTTATCCTCTCTCTGTCCACAGCTGGACAGAGAGGAAGTAGTGAATGAAACCTTGGAGTTCGAGCAGGAGGTGCCGCAGCATTGTGAGAAATTCCTGTGTGGCCAGGACACCGAGCAGCCAGGAAAGGCCGAAGGAGCGGAAGCCGCGGCAGAAAAAGCTCTGCAGGGGCAGCCCCAGGAGGCAGTGGGTGGCCTGCAGGAAGAG GCCAAGCCCAGAGCTGGTGTGGCTGTTGCTTCGTCCACCGATCTTCTTTTGGCTCTTGAAAGGCATGCACTGGGTCCCTGGAGCCACCGGTCAGGGGAACAAGCTGTGTCCAGAAGCCCACTTGGCTTTCAGAAATGCAGGGAGGTCTTTGAGAGTCCTTTCTGGGGGAAGGCTCCTGCAAGCTGGAGAGGGGTGAAAATTGTACTTCTGTTACCGGGGGTCTTTCTGAGATGCATCTTGCTGAAGCTGATCGTCACCAAGTGTTGA